From one Streptococcus pneumoniae genomic stretch:
- a CDS encoding YigZ family protein, with product MEIRTIKEEGQVQEEIKKSRFICHIKRVTTENEARDFITAIKKEHYKATHNCSAFIIGEKSEIKRTSDDGEPSGTAGVPMLGVLENHNLTNVCVVVTRYFGGIKLGAGGLIRAYAGSVALAVKEIGMVDIKEQAGLAITMSYSQYQEFPNFLKEVSLEEYHTDFTDQVSSLIYVDKERKEDIKIQLVEFFHGKVTCIDQGLREVEVPVSL from the coding sequence ATGGAAATCAGAACAATCAAAGAGGAAGGTCAAGTCCAAGAAGAAATTAAAAAATCACGTTTTATTTGTCACATCAAACGAGTAACGACAGAAAACGAGGCACGAGATTTTATCACCGCCATCAAAAAGGAACATTACAAAGCAACCCATAATTGCTCTGCCTTTATTATCGGTGAAAAAAGTGAAATCAAGCGCACAAGCGATGACGGAGAGCCAAGTGGAACGGCTGGTGTCCCTATGCTGGGGGTACTTGAAAACCACAATCTGACGAATGTCTGCGTTGTAGTCACCCGTTATTTCGGTGGTATTAAGCTCGGAGCAGGAGGCTTGATTCGTGCCTATGCTGGAAGTGTCGCTCTTGCGGTAAAAGAGATCGGTATGGTGGATATCAAAGAGCAAGCTGGTCTTGCCATTACCATGTCTTATAGCCAATACCAAGAATTCCCGAATTTTCTTAAGGAAGTGAGCTTAGAAGAATATCACACAGACTTTACCGATCAAGTCTCTTCCCTCATCTATGTCGATAAAGAGAGAAAAGAAGACATCAAAATCCAACTTGTGGAGTTTTTCCATGGCAAAGTAA